TTTTCGAGTAACTTCTTGGAGCAATGGAATGATATCACAGATGGTTTTGGATTACAATGATCAAATGAAGATCCCTTTCTTGAAGAACCTCATAAAAGAGATAACACAGGACACTATTAAGCTGaggtatttttatatattcaatcTCTTTTCAAGACTGTATATATAGTAATGAAAATCTGGTGGTGATAAAATATGGTTAGGAATGATGAAGAAGGCGAAGTGAGGAACCAAGATCTGCATATGCCTGGACTAATTCCAAAGATTCCGGGAAGGTATTACATATACTTTGGGAAACCGATAGAAACAAAAGGTAGAGAGAAAGAGCTAAATGATAAAGAGAAAGCTCATGAGGTTTACTTGGAGGTCAAGTCTGAAGTAGAAAGATGTATGACCTATTTGAAGACCAAAAGAGAAACTGATCCTTACAGAAACATATTCCCCAGGCTGCTTTATTACCTCTCCCATGGTTTCTCTTCTCAAATCCCGACCTTTGATCTCCCAAATCATTAAACTTTAGCTACTAAACCTGCAACATGAGGATAAGTGTGGTTTCAAATTAACAAACCTTTTATTTGATATACTTAACAACTAGATGTTTCTTCAGCCATGCTGATATTATCATATACTGTACTCCTTttgtttctaaaagatagatattttagacttttcacatatattaagaaaatttattaaattttgattgtaaatgcattattttttgtgaataacaatttttcaTAACTTTTAGCCAATAGAAATTCAATAAACACCATTAACTTTTTTGAAACTTATAATTTCTCATTAAACCaaacattgaaaaagtaaaaaatatatctttttgaaacaattttttttctagaacatcCATCatttaggggggtgtattcaattaagagtttgaagtgatttgtattaaaattacaaatccACTTTTATTCAaacgtggattttaaaaaacactttaaaatccagtgttattgaacttgacattttataaaacactctgaaatcctgttattgaacaaaacttaAGTTAAAGAATTTAGAGTGTTTTAAAtgtttctagagtgtttgaggtgatttttttagttataaaaataaaaatacaaatctcacagttttagatgagattttaatgtgttttaacaaaaatcacaccaaATCCTCTAATTCTCCTacaatcatctaaaaactcattaaaaatcaaatcacttaaaatttcagattcaatacaccccccttagAAATGGAGGGAGTAGCAGTTACTTatcaatacatatatttattaatttaaatgcCATCATTATAAATGTGTCTTTAGtagtggtaaagatgaataatgtgGTACCATCaaagtgatatttttgaaaattctccttataaattattgtttatgttttcagattttaaatggaaacatcatattatttatattagattttttcACTATGCTACGTACATgcagtttaaaattttaaatttattaaattaccATCTTTActatttggtaattttttttgtttaagtttgtatttttataaaatttatttgttaattaattttcattatatattttcctAATAAATATGGAGTAtaacttgttaaaaaaaaatgtgtaccacatttttttatattatacaatAGATTTATAATTCATGAAACTTGGAAATGAATAGAATAAATTagcttgatttatttttcttgctCTCAATCGTTAATATTTGTTGACTTTATATGTGgtatgatgtttttgtatgttACTTTTTTGTTAACTATCATTTGAAGCTTCAAATAATATTATGGTATTGTTAAGTAAAATCTTATTAATGATATTATGGtgattagttttataatatattatatatattagttatttggtTTTTATCTGTATATCAATCTTTATTAACACAGAAGTCACATATagaataccccttagttttcagtattatttacaattgcatgccactgagaattaaattgaatttcctattttaatgcttgtctttttcagttatattaatgtgtttcttttctttcctattttaatgcttgtctttttcagttagattaatgtttttcttatttcctattttaatgtttgtcgttttagttagattaatgtattttgttttttattcttcaacaattaatgatattttaaaagttgttttttttgtcaacttaaagttgtctaaattatttgaaaatataaaaaatagtcaaaagtaaacatataaagtagataaacaataatcaaacaccaaaaatatttaaaatatatatatattctccatccaaatattgaagtacaacctgtttttaatttttaatttaggtattttggcttacattactcaaatttatatgttttgagaaatttaaagtatatataattttgaaaattttaaaataattcaaacgggttatcgtatccgaaccgaacccgcaaatacctgaatcaaaccgaaaccaaaatttataaatatttgaatgttgctgaaatctttaaactcgggaatctcaaacccaaatagattttaacctaATCAGTaggtatccaaatacacatccctGACGTAGTCAATTTAAAACGATCAAGTATACAAATacattatttagtataaataaataaaaactaaaacaaaaaaataaatacccgtgcggtcgcacggatcaagatctagtctattatattaaaaacataagtacaaagaaaaaaacttatctATTTTAGCATTTTACTAGGTGGCCGGCCCGCACCCCTGTGCGGGCATTGTACAGATTCAAATTATACGGGTAGAGCTGGGTCTACGGATCGACCCACCCCGTCCATccccgccaacccgcgggtcACCTAGTTTTTGACTCATAATTTCAATCCGCATGACCCGCaatgaaagattcaaaatacCTGCACCTGCCCCGTCCAAATTTGCAGGTAATTCGCGGGACCCGCGGGTTAAATATTACAGAGTATTTTGTATCTatttaagagagagaaagagagagagagagatagagagatttagtgtttaacccGCGGGTCCGCGcggttaaacactaaatctctctctctctctctctctctctctctctctctctctctctctctctctcNNNNNNNNNNNNNNNNNNNNNNNNNNNNNNNNNNNNNNNNNNNNNNNNNNNNNNNNNNNNNNNNNNNNNNNNNNNNNNNNNNNNNNNNNNNNNNNNNNNNatttgtgttaagtttttaaaataaatgaaaaatattagtagctgccaaagataaatttttttaacaattttaaaccctcacaaaagagtaaatcataaacacttaAACACTATAGCCTCTACcattggacaaagcttaaacccttgggtaaaaatccaaacactaaactctaaattcttggatataccctaaacccttggataaattcttaaacactaaactgtaaacccttgggtatacccaaacactaaatctctctctcctctctctctctctctctctctctctcttctctctctctctctcttctctctctctctctctctctctctctctctctctcttctctctcttctctctctctctctccctctctctctctctctctcactcatcgtaaacactaaacactattccctaaacccttggacaaagcttaaacccttgggtaaaaatccaaacactaaactctaatttcttggatataccctaaacccttggataaatcctaaacactaaactgtaaacccttgggtatacccaaaacactaaatctcgctctctctctctcccccttatcgtaaacgttttttttttgaaaaatataaaaatgtaaacattcttttaattcaccgattatcttttaactaccacaattttgatttatataggaatgtttcttagtttaatattttatcatgaatttttcttgggtgaattaccaactaatcatagtttgccaattaatgtacagctttttttaaagataataaataaaataataatatggtgcaacttggtatcataaatatttttattaacttaccttACATTTGTTTACTTGGAAGTGAATGTTCTCATATTAATGACACGaaagtaatatttatataataaataatgaaaccgtttaaggaaatatattaaatttgtattgtcataaaattatatacatatgaaATGATGTgaaacttgcgcaagtaatcaatATTAGTaaggtaagttaataaaaataagttcCTAATTAAATACAAATCGTTAAATTGGTTGCGCaatgtaataaatatgatatcaagaATGAATAGTTTACTATatttgtaataaggaaacttattaatacacgtatttattaatattcttgcgcaagtAAGAATTTATGAGGTTAGTAATTAGTGTTACTTTCATATTAGGTTTTCATATTAGGTTGtagatgataaaaataaattaaaaaaagaaattctaaaaatcaaccaataagaAGTATATGTGTATAAATTACGACAGGAGGTTTGATATGCAGGGACCCTCTTAGAAATGTGTATAAATTATATGTgcattttcataatttttatgcGTATTTTCTTTTGTGATAGACATGAAATTTCatgtaattatataaagttCAAATTCTTGAGTAAGTTTTGATATAAAAGTCAGTCACACTATCATAAGATTTTATGTTAAGAACCAGTGGTATTATCTCAATTGCCTTGTGTCTTAGCAAACAACAGAAAAATACCTACTACAGCAGAAACAAAAATTGTTGCACAAAAAAGGAAGCACCAAACTAATATTGAAGTTACTTAAAGTTTCAAGTTAATCAATAATAGCACATGAAAATCTaacaatttcatatttatttcatttcgaAATTAAGGACCCATATAATAATGAGGTGGAATCATACATTTTGAAGAAATTTTAGATTACAACAGCAAATATATCTTGAGGTTAAAATCATATATCTtacaacaaattttataaatagataaaatgcCAGATTTTGACCACACGGACTTTCATCAGTGAAGAACAAAATGACAAAATAAGATTCGGTTCTTTAGGGGGAAGACCAAACTAAACCGGAgggaatagaaaaaaaaatcatttttgaacCGGTTAAAGAATCACAAATGTGAACCGGATGATGAGCCGTCATGGCTGCTCATATCCCAGTTATGTTTCTTCTTGTGCTCGAAATTCTGAAAGCAAGTCAACGGCCTCATCTGATATTAAACATGTGAAAGAAGAAACATGTTAACAGGTAAACATAATCTAGAAACCTAAGTAACAAAAGGACAAACTCAGTAGTACCCCCCATTGTCGTTTGTGACCCATATGATGAAGAATAGACTCGAGCCGTTTAATGATCTCTCTGAAAGTAGGTCGCTTGGCTGGTTTATTTTGCCAGCATTCTTCTATCAACCTATgggataccaaaaaaaaaatagaccgAACCTAACCGGTTAATGACATGAACTTAAACCAATCAACGATGCAAAACTGTcccttcttttttgtttaatggTGAAGAGAAAGAGTAAGACTAACGTTTTAAGTCCATGAGGGTAAAGCAATTTGATGGAGCTTTGAACAGTGGCCGCTCTTTGCTGGCATAAGCTTCTGAAGCTTCACTGTCTTCCTTTTCAGCAAATGGCATTCGTCCTTCTATCATCTAAAAAAGTTCTAACATTCAAAAGGAATCAACAACATGAACAAAGAAACAGCAAAAaccataagaaaaaaaaaaggttttaactTACCTCTTGAACGATCAAAGCAAAGGAGAAAACATCAGCTTTTGTGTCATATTCTTCGCTGCATCGCGGTGAAATCGTTAGAATAGGGTatctgcatataaaccaaaagaaaagtcagctccgataaaatatgtatatataaaaatagaagaatgGTTATGTTGCTTCATCGCCACTTTGTACTCTATATATAGTCCTTTGATGGTGAAGAGTATTAACGACGCAAATAATATTACTTgcgagacttgcgcaagtaattggTTATAATaaggtatgtaaattaaatgacgtttgattaaaggaaacataataaatttgtaaaattaaaaacgaatatgcatattatatgatgcgagacttgcgcaagtaatcaatataaataaggtatgttgataataattagtttcctaattagatataaaacatatttcccattaagacatttaatgattagtcgacatttattaaaattgttttgcaagctatgattaatggtcgacatttattacgATTCTTGCGCAAGAAATGATTAGTGCGATTAACAATTAATGTCTTTCCAAATTTAAAGCTCgagtagaaaaataaatcaaaaagaaaaaatagaaaaatccgACCAATAGAATCGCGAGAATTTTCGTCAGAAGAGCTGTGTGAGCGCCACGTGTCcaatgtacttctcttttaatatataggaggatatTAATAATTAGcatgatttcattttttaacaTGATTTCATTTCATTATGACTTACAATGATTTTCATGTCCGGAATtgtaataattattatgtttcatttttttacacatattatgatttgattagatttcaataacaatttttttactataataattatgatctcGTGATTGGttaataataacatattatggttttttctaatttattttctcataaattatagtttctgagacattttaaatttttaaaaattaccaataCTCTAAACAtattatgcttttttttttaaattaccaatACTCTAATATATTTGCCTTGTCACTTAAATATGTCATTATTAAGTTACCATAATAGTACCTTTGAAATATATATCGATTAGTTAAGAacgtatataaatatattaattacatgGTATGTGTTTTTGGCAAGGTTTGGccgatggaaaaaaataattcaaaaagaaattaaaaaaataccgACCAATAAGATTATAAGAATTAATTCGAGAGTGTCTTGTATGATCGCCACGTAAGCagaaatcactaaagtgacttctcttttaatgtatagggAGATTACAATATTTACTTTCCTTTTTATACTCATCCTAACTACTTCATTAATTTTACATTCATAACTTTcagtatttattatatttttgttacttaaaataaccataaaataatttatttaaagcTAATCAGCACATATGAAGCTCGTGTCGTCTTCGATCCATGCTCACCGCACCAATTTGTTACGAACGAAGTATATATTACTCAATAACACTCGCAATACAATGTACTAATGGATCTATCCTCAAGATTGTTCTCTCAATACAAAGTAGCAATCGGTTCTAAGTAAAGACTTAACGAATGTATATTACATTTCCGACTCTCTTTTATTTATACTACAATTGAAATGTAACTGCAAAAACTCTTTACTTCCAAGCTTTCATTTCTTCTACACTTCCCTCCTCTTTCCTCTGCTTGCCTCTTCTCGTATACACCCTCCAAAGCATAGCACCCGCTCATGATTCCTAACAAGTTTTTAATGTATTATGCCTTGAAGTTTAAGCAAACATGTTTGGGAGTTCTTTCTAAATTCTCTCGCCATAAACTTTTTAGGAAATGTGTTTGTACACAACCATTTTGTATAATACTCGTTACTTTTTCCTTTTCTACCAACAGCCTAAATTCATCAAATTGTTATTTCTTTCTATCGGTCTCACGCAACTCACACATCAACATATGAGAATGTAACAACAGTTTTCTCTTTCAAAAATAGGCACCATCAAATATATGCTCAAActaaagaaaacaacaacaaaaaatgaagaaatcagacatgtaagaagaagaagtttaTGGTAAGGCAACATTTACCCTAATTTCTCATTTTCCTTCTCCTAATTTTCAGAAAACAACAACTAATTCTTTTCAAAGTGACAAAAAGATAAATAAgggaagaaagaaaaaaacagtataGGGTTGAAACTAAGGAGATTCAAAAACTAAAGAACTAGAAAAATATCTGActtgtatatttactttctaCAACCAACGCTTTCATCAAACGCCACGCTAGCTAGTAAAAGCTTCATCGTCCAATCACTTGTACTCCTGCGTTTGACAGAAACAACGACTAATGTCTTAATATCATGGGTGATGATGAAGATTTCGTAGTTCCAAGGTTACAAAAAACAGTGTTAGTTACCTCTTCTTATTTGACCGCTCTGAGCAGCTTCCCCAACCCGAGACCTAGACAACGATCTGAGATTCATCAGAGACGCTGGAGTAAGAGGCAGAGGCGGTGGAGACACTACTCTGTTTTGGTTCGTTTCAGGCAAGGAGGGTTGTTGTTCACTCTGGTTTCTTGAAGGTATGGAGTAGCTTCTTGGTACAACCAAAGGAGGAACCGGAAGAGGTGATGCCACAATGTTCTTGGACACAGAAACATTGCTTCTTTCTTGACTCCAAGCGGTAACAGGAGCTGAGTGACCAGTCAGAACAGGAGACTTAGAGCGTCGTGGAGGAGCAAATTGACCAGGTGGTCTTGGAAGCTCATGGAGCTCGGTGATCCGCGGAGAAGAAGCGAGCGGGGGTGAAGCAGCAGGAGACAACATCCTTGGAGAAGTTGAGTGAGCCTGCACAGGAACTGGAAGTCGGGTTGAGGATGGTTTGACCGGTCCAGAAAATGCGTGTCGTGGTGCAGCTTCTGTAGGACGAGGAAGACGGGAATAGAGGTTGGTTTCTGCATCTTTATGAGCGGTTTTTATGGGTTCAAGCGGAGAGGAATGCCATAAATGTGCACTGTGGTTTGCTTGCGTGAAGATTGATGAGGACTTTGAATCGACAGGAGTTGGTAATACGTAAGCATTTGTCGATAAATCAGACTTCTTCTGTGGGAACAACGGAGCTGAATGGCTGCTCCTTCTTGGGTTCTCTTCTCTATGATCTGCATTTACATTCAATGCTCCTTGTGGTGTAGGTAGCGCTTCTACTCTCTGCTCACTTGTTATGTAGTCAAAACTGAGTTCTCCATCTCTGTTAACATGTCggtcatcatcatcgtcatcctCACTACAATCCATTTCGTTCTCGTTATCAGAGAGCTCATAGTCGATGTGTTGTCTCTCTGCAGCAACTTTGACTTGTTGCTCTACTGCCTCGAGCGATTTCAGACCAGACAAGAACAGGTGCatctatgaaaatattaaagaaagaAAGTGTAAGAGACACTAATCGATCAGATATCAGTAAGCTTAGTTATTTGGGAAAGGTACCTGAGCAGTGTGGTGGCGGGCTGCTTGGGTGAGGAGACTTCGAGCTTGTCCTTCCTTGAGAGATTTCAATCTGAAAATGCACAAAGTGGCCTCGTCTTGTAGCTCATCACGAGTAGTCTCCAACTGTCGGCGGATAAGTCTCTCCCCTTTACTGCCTTTCAGGTGTACCTTGTCTTTCACCATGTTCTTAAAGACGTCTCTGTAAGTGAAGACTCGAGACGTTTAGGCaagaaataatcaaacaaaatacTGTGAAAAGAAAACAGGAAATAACTGACCTCTTTTCTTCACATTGTTGCTTCATATCCTGAGAgggaaaaaaaaacgaaaagaaaaagattagaTTAGCATATTAGATTAGCATATTAGAGGCCTTCGTTAAGGTTGTGCTTTGTCAATTTTGGCTTCAAATAAACTCTTTTTAACTTTGAAAAGGCTAAAGCTAGAGAGCATACCTCGACGGTTCTAAGGTCATTTAGAAGTGACTCTGAAGGTCGAGTAATGGTCTTGAATATTTGAGAACGCTGTAAGGAAAAAAGAGAGTGAAAAACAAGAACTTCTCTCACAAGGGTTGCAACATACAAACTTACATAAGTGTCGACGAGTTTTTGGAGTTCAAACTGAACTTGACCCAACTTGAGCAAAATCCTTCCtgcagaagaaagaaacaatgTTAAACAGTACAATACAAAACCTCCATGTTAAGATGAAtcttcaaaaaacaaaaagaacagACTTACCACTTTGTTCATCGTTATGGGGAGAGATTTGCTCCAAGCATGAGCCCATCTCCCCCAATGATTCAGAGAACTCTGACATTACCAAAGAAATTGATTTAGAGTCTAATAATATAGTAATGTTCAACTATGACCAAGAGTTGATAATAAAAGTtgtaaagaaacaaaaagaaaaaggttgagaatttgtatataataatatattaccatAAGCGCTATTGGCAGTGGCAGCAGCAACAGAGAGTAATCTATCATAACTCTCTCTCATTTCTTGCATATCCTGAAAAACAATTAACTTAGGCTTATTATATCCAccacatataattataaaactaacCTCATTATTCATTGaaaccaaattaaataaatcatcCAGTCTAATTCCGGAAACAAAACAACCAAGTAGCTAACTTAGAAAAGTCACCATAACTAACTAACTACATGTcaattactttttctttttcatgagaATCAAGTAACTAACCA
The sequence above is drawn from the Raphanus sativus cultivar WK10039 chromosome 7, ASM80110v3, whole genome shotgun sequence genome and encodes:
- the LOC108814294 gene encoding uncharacterized protein At2g33490 — encoded protein: MMKASLGRLRRFALPKVDAVNIEELLPTAQIDGLARASKDMQEMRESYDRLLSVAAATANSAYEFSESLGEMGSCLEQISPHNDEQSGRILLKLGQVQFELQKLVDTYRSQIFKTITRPSESLLNDLRTVEDMKQQCEEKRDVFKNMVKDKVHLKGSKGERLIRRQLETTRDELQDEATLCIFRLKSLKEGQARSLLTQAARHHTAQMHLFLSGLKSLEAVEQQVKVAAERQHIDYELSDNENEMDCSEDDDDDDRHVNRDGELSFDYITSEQRVEALPTPQGALNVNADHREENPRRSSHSAPLFPQKKSDLSTNAYVLPTPVDSKSSSIFTQANHSAHLWHSSPLEPIKTAHKDAETNLYSRLPRPTEAAPRHAFSGPVKPSSTRLPVPVQAHSTSPRMLSPAASPPLASSPRITELHELPRPPGQFAPPRRSKSPVLTGHSAPVTAWSQERSNVSVSKNIVASPLPVPPLVVPRSYSIPSRNQSEQQPSLPETNQNRVVSPPPLPLTPASLMNLRSLSRSRVGEAAQSGQIRRGVQVIGR